Proteins from a genomic interval of Streptomyces sp. Tu6071:
- a CDS encoding carbohydrate ABC transporter permease, whose protein sequence is MAADTAGAEERLGTTPRPRVRRGLLAPYSFVSPFFLVFGIFGLYPLVYTFWVSLHHWDRLSGNQGYAGFGNFSDLFSDQDFYTATFNTFSIFLLSTVPQLLLALAVAWLLDRRLRARTTWRALVLVPQYVSVVAVALVFSQLFGRDFGVVNWVLEHLGLMDDPVDWTADTWSSHLAISFMVMWRWTGYNALIYLAAMQAVPRELYESAMVDGAGRFLTFRRITLPSIRPTVLFTVVISTIGGLQLFAEPFLFDPQANAEGGTEHQFQTLTLMLYKYGFINNDAGYASAISWVLFLVIALVAAINFLLTRRLGATDR, encoded by the coding sequence ATGGCGGCCGACACCGCCGGTGCCGAGGAGCGTCTCGGCACCACTCCGCGACCGCGCGTGCGGCGCGGGTTGCTCGCCCCGTACAGCTTCGTCTCCCCGTTCTTCCTCGTCTTCGGGATCTTCGGGCTCTACCCGCTGGTCTACACGTTCTGGGTCTCCCTGCACCACTGGGACCGGCTCTCCGGGAACCAGGGCTACGCGGGGTTCGGGAACTTCAGCGACCTCTTCTCCGACCAGGACTTCTACACCGCGACGTTCAACACCTTCAGCATCTTCCTGCTGTCCACGGTCCCGCAGTTGCTCCTCGCGCTCGCCGTCGCGTGGCTCCTGGACCGCCGGCTGCGCGCCCGGACCACCTGGCGCGCGCTCGTCCTCGTACCGCAGTACGTGTCCGTCGTCGCCGTCGCGCTCGTCTTCTCGCAACTCTTCGGACGCGACTTCGGCGTCGTCAACTGGGTGCTCGAACATCTCGGGCTCATGGACGACCCCGTGGACTGGACCGCGGACACCTGGAGTTCGCACCTCGCGATCAGCTTCATGGTGATGTGGCGCTGGACCGGCTACAACGCGCTCATCTACCTCGCCGCGATGCAGGCGGTGCCGCGCGAACTGTACGAGTCGGCGATGGTCGACGGCGCCGGGCGCTTCCTCACCTTCCGGCGCATCACGCTCCCCTCGATCCGGCCCACCGTCCTGTTCACCGTCGTGATCTCGACGATCGGCGGATTGCAGCTCTTCGCCGAGCCCTTCCTCTTCGATCCACAGGCCAACGCGGAGGGCGGCACCGAGCACCAGTTCCAGACCCTCACGCTGATGCTCTACAAGTACGGGTTCATCAACAACGACGCCGGTTACGCCTCGGCCATCTCCTGGGTGCTCTTCCTCGTCATCGCCCTCGTCGCGGCGATCAACTTCCTGCTCACGCGCCGACTCGGCGCCACCGACCGCTGA
- a CDS encoding carbohydrate ABC transporter permease translates to MVPVAAPAPVTETPPAAPAHRAARPARARGPRRFDSAGPLAYTMLAAVVVASLFPLYWTFVVASHGDNSVLGGATPSLVPGGHLIDNIKRVFDTVDFWKALGNSFTVSATTAVSNVLLSSLAGYAFAKMRFRGRDALLVVVVMTVMVPTQLGVLPLYLLVTDMGLYGKLSSLILPALVSAIGVFWMRQAMEENIPDELIEAARVDGAGPLRSFWYVAWPGVRSTAAVLGMFTFMAAWNDYFWPLIALPPENGTVQIALNQLAAGYYTDYTLMLAGVVVSVLPVLALFAVLARRIVSGVMAGAVKG, encoded by the coding sequence GTGGTTCCCGTCGCCGCCCCCGCCCCCGTCACCGAGACCCCGCCCGCCGCTCCGGCGCACCGGGCCGCCCGCCCCGCCAGGGCGCGCGGCCCCCGCCGCTTCGACAGCGCGGGCCCCCTGGCCTACACGATGCTCGCCGCCGTCGTCGTCGCCTCGCTCTTCCCCCTGTACTGGACCTTCGTCGTCGCCTCGCACGGCGACAACTCGGTGCTCGGCGGCGCGACGCCCTCGCTCGTGCCCGGCGGGCACCTGATCGACAACATCAAGCGGGTCTTCGACACGGTCGACTTCTGGAAAGCGCTCGGCAACTCCTTCACCGTCTCGGCGACCACGGCGGTCAGCAATGTGCTGCTCTCCTCGCTCGCGGGCTACGCCTTCGCCAAGATGCGCTTCCGCGGCCGCGACGCGCTGCTCGTGGTCGTCGTCATGACGGTCATGGTGCCGACCCAGCTCGGCGTGCTGCCGCTGTACCTGCTCGTGACCGACATGGGCCTGTACGGGAAGCTCTCCTCGCTCATCCTGCCCGCGCTCGTCTCCGCGATCGGCGTGTTCTGGATGCGGCAGGCGATGGAGGAGAACATCCCCGACGAGCTGATCGAAGCCGCGCGCGTCGACGGTGCCGGTCCGCTGCGCAGCTTCTGGTACGTGGCGTGGCCGGGCGTACGCTCGACGGCCGCCGTGCTCGGCATGTTCACTTTCATGGCCGCCTGGAACGACTACTTCTGGCCGCTCATCGCCCTGCCGCCCGAGAACGGCACCGTGCAGATCGCGCTCAACCAGCTCGCCGCCGGCTACTACACGGATTACACGCTCATGCTCGCCGGGGTCGTCGTCTCGGTGCTTCCGGTCCTCGCGCTCTTCGCCGTCCTGGCCCGTCGCATCGTCTCCGGCGTCATGGCGGGCGCGGTCAAGGGCTGA
- a CDS encoding glycoside hydrolase family 43 protein, whose product MTTVSPTGPASPAPGAHERATISNPVLAGFHPDPSLLRVGADYYLATSTFEWLPGVTLHHSRDLVHWRTLGGVLGEERLLDLVGVPDSGGVWAPCLSYADGTYYLVYSDVKSLAGAYKDVHNHVVTAPAITGPWSDPAPAPGHGFDASLFHDDPAPDGDGRSWLLWLEWDHRPGHDPFGGILLQEWDRTARAVTGPAHRIFSGTARGRTEGPHLYRREGWYYLVTAEGGTGWEHAVTVARARAVTGPYEADPAGPLLSSWEDPGLALQKAGHGSLVETPAGEWYLAHLAARPFGARGACVLGRETALQRVEWTAGGWPRVVGEAGTGRPALRVAAPLGTGAAGTGLASGPVPAREAAWGPGLLPGPEWMTLRRHADSSWAGPGAAPGSVRLRGGESLSSRHRQSLVARRQQHARFTFTATVDHEPGSPRRSAGLAHVYNTQLWHYAHVTADGAGARVLCLAVCDRGRYAELAGAALPDADPVRLRLTGDGPLARFAWEDAGVWRALGPALDTTRLSDEYATVGGPDGHFSSWGFTGAFLGLSAQDLTGEGRAAEFSRVRYEGGVARGPAGEGPGASD is encoded by the coding sequence ATGACCACCGTGTCCCCGACCGGGCCCGCCTCCCCGGCGCCCGGTGCCCACGAGCGCGCCACGATCAGCAATCCGGTGCTCGCCGGTTTCCATCCCGACCCCTCGCTGCTGCGCGTCGGCGCGGACTACTACCTCGCGACCTCGACCTTCGAGTGGCTGCCGGGTGTCACGCTGCACCACTCGCGCGACCTCGTGCACTGGCGGACGCTCGGTGGTGTCCTCGGGGAGGAGCGGCTGCTCGACCTCGTGGGCGTGCCGGACTCCGGCGGGGTGTGGGCGCCGTGCCTGTCGTACGCGGACGGCACCTATTACCTCGTCTACTCGGACGTCAAGAGCCTCGCGGGCGCGTACAAGGACGTGCACAACCACGTCGTCACCGCGCCCGCGATCACGGGGCCCTGGTCCGACCCGGCCCCGGCACCCGGCCACGGCTTCGACGCCTCGCTCTTCCACGACGACCCGGCGCCCGACGGCGACGGGCGGAGCTGGCTGCTGTGGCTGGAATGGGACCACCGGCCGGGGCACGACCCCTTCGGCGGCATCCTCCTCCAGGAGTGGGACCGTACGGCCCGTGCCGTCACGGGACCCGCCCACCGGATCTTCAGCGGCACCGCGCGGGGGCGCACCGAGGGACCGCACCTGTACCGGCGCGAGGGCTGGTACTACCTCGTGACGGCGGAGGGCGGCACGGGCTGGGAGCACGCCGTGACGGTCGCCCGGGCGCGCGCGGTGACGGGTCCCTACGAGGCCGATCCGGCGGGTCCGCTGCTCAGTTCGTGGGAGGACCCGGGGCTCGCGCTGCAGAAGGCGGGGCACGGCAGTCTCGTCGAGACCCCGGCGGGCGAGTGGTATCTCGCGCACCTCGCGGCGCGCCCGTTCGGTGCGCGCGGCGCCTGCGTTCTGGGCCGCGAGACCGCGCTCCAGCGCGTCGAGTGGACGGCCGGCGGCTGGCCGCGCGTCGTCGGGGAGGCCGGTACGGGGCGGCCCGCGCTCCGCGTCGCGGCCCCCCTCGGCACGGGCGCGGCGGGTACGGGCCTCGCAAGCGGCCCCGTGCCCGCGCGGGAAGCGGCGTGGGGCCCCGGGCTCCTCCCGGGCCCCGAGTGGATGACGCTGCGCCGGCACGCCGACTCCTCGTGGGCCGGGCCCGGCGCCGCACCCGGTTCCGTACGGCTGCGGGGCGGCGAATCGCTCTCCTCGCGGCACCGCCAGAGCCTCGTGGCCCGCCGTCAGCAGCACGCCCGCTTCACCTTCACGGCCACCGTGGACCACGAACCGGGCTCGCCCCGGCGCTCGGCCGGGCTCGCCCACGTCTACAACACCCAGCTGTGGCACTACGCACACGTCACGGCGGACGGGGCGGGCGCCCGCGTGCTGTGCCTCGCCGTGTGCGATCGCGGCCGGTACGCCGAACTCGCCGGCGCCGCCCTGCCGGACGCGGACCCGGTGCGGCTGCGCCTGACCGGCGACGGCCCCCTGGCGCGTTTCGCCTGGGAGGACGCGGGGGTGTGGCGGGCGCTCGGTCCCGCGCTCGACACGACGCGGCTGTCCGACGAGTACGCGACCGTCGGCGGTCCGGACGGGCACTTCTCCAGTTGGGGCTTCACCGGCGCTTTCCTCGGGCTGAGCGCGCAGGACCTCACCGGCGAGGGCCGCGCGGCGGAGTTCTCCCGTGTGCGGTACGAGGGCGGGGTGGCGCGAGGGCCCGCCGGTGAAGGGCCCGGTGCGTCAGACTGA
- a CDS encoding LacI family DNA-binding transcriptional regulator — MTTRPGNKVTIGAIAAEAGVSSATVSKVLNGRADVSAATREKVQQIMARRHYQRRGGRRRGGIVDLVLNELDSLWSIEIIRGAEETLRGAGVSMVLSAVHGDSEGTTAWLDQLAARRSDGAILVVSDLTPRQRARLTALGVPFVLVDPVGNVEAGVPTIGATNWAGAVAATEHLIALGHRDIVHLAGPRHLLCSRARADGFRAAMEAAEIPVREDAVTHGAFDDASGQAQAEALVIAAERGERALPSALFAASDLQALGACAALRARGLRVPEDVSVVGFDDLPVSRWCHPALTTVRQPLQDMAAMAARTLLRLVDGEQVDLPRVELATRLVERESTAPYEAAERAGANATDGRRPGGDGVEGA; from the coding sequence ATGACGACACGGCCCGGCAACAAGGTGACCATCGGCGCCATCGCGGCCGAGGCGGGCGTCTCGTCCGCGACCGTCTCGAAGGTCCTCAACGGCCGCGCGGACGTCTCGGCGGCGACCCGCGAGAAGGTGCAGCAGATCATGGCCCGCCGCCACTACCAGCGGCGGGGCGGCAGGCGCAGGGGCGGGATCGTCGACCTCGTCCTCAACGAGCTGGACAGTCTGTGGTCGATCGAGATCATCCGCGGGGCGGAGGAGACGCTGCGCGGGGCGGGCGTGAGCATGGTCCTGTCGGCGGTGCACGGCGACAGCGAGGGCACCACGGCGTGGCTCGACCAGCTCGCCGCGCGGCGCTCCGACGGGGCGATTCTCGTGGTGTCCGACCTGACCCCGCGCCAGCGGGCCCGGCTCACCGCGCTCGGGGTGCCGTTCGTGCTCGTCGACCCGGTCGGGAACGTGGAGGCGGGGGTGCCGACGATCGGGGCGACGAACTGGGCGGGGGCCGTCGCGGCGACCGAGCACCTCATCGCGCTCGGCCACCGGGACATCGTCCATCTCGCGGGCCCGCGCCACCTGCTGTGCAGCCGGGCCCGCGCGGACGGTTTCCGGGCGGCGATGGAGGCGGCCGAGATCCCGGTGCGCGAGGACGCCGTCACCCACGGCGCCTTCGACGACGCCTCGGGCCAGGCGCAGGCGGAGGCCCTGGTCATCGCGGCGGAACGCGGGGAGCGCGCGCTGCCGAGCGCCCTCTTCGCGGCGAGCGACCTCCAGGCCCTCGGGGCCTGCGCGGCACTGCGCGCGCGGGGCCTGCGGGTGCCCGAGGACGTGAGCGTCGTCGGTTTCGACGACCTCCCGGTCTCGCGCTGGTGCCACCCCGCCCTCACGACGGTGCGCCAGCCGCTCCAGGACATGGCGGCGATGGCCGCGCGGACCCTGCTGCGGCTCGTGGACGGGGAACAGGTCGACCTGCCGCGCGTCGAGCTGGCGACGCGGCTCGTCGAGCGGGAGAGCACGGCTCCGTACGAGGCGGCGGAGCGGGCCGGGGCGAACGCGACGGACGGGAGACGGCCCGGGGGCGACGGCGTGGAGGGGGCGTGA
- a CDS encoding ABC transporter ATP-binding protein produces the protein MACVATVPVSQEFPLVTAFPHVTTPSPATTAVAARATELSKVYGTGDTRVVALDRVSVAFHQGEFTAIMGPSGSGKSTLMHCVAGLDSFSGGSVQLGGTELSRLKDKQLTALRRDKIGFVFQAFNLLPTLTARENITLPLDIAGRKPEKQWLERVISMVGLEGRLKHRPTELSGGQQQRVAVARALASRPEIVFGDEPTGNLDSRSGAEILGFLRESVRELGQTVVMVTHDPVAAAYADRVVFLADGRIVDEMHGPTAERVLDRMKEFDGRGRVS, from the coding sequence ATGGCTTGTGTCGCCACCGTCCCCGTCTCGCAGGAGTTCCCGCTCGTGACCGCCTTCCCCCACGTCACCACCCCCTCCCCCGCCACGACCGCCGTCGCGGCGCGGGCCACGGAGCTGTCCAAGGTCTACGGGACGGGGGACACCCGTGTGGTCGCCCTGGACCGCGTCTCGGTCGCCTTCCACCAGGGCGAGTTCACCGCCATCATGGGTCCCTCTGGCTCGGGGAAGTCCACGCTCATGCACTGTGTGGCCGGGCTGGACAGCTTCAGCGGCGGCTCCGTACAACTGGGGGGCACGGAGCTGTCGCGGCTCAAGGACAAGCAGCTCACCGCGCTGCGCCGGGACAAGATCGGTTTCGTCTTCCAGGCGTTCAACCTGCTGCCGACGCTGACCGCGCGGGAGAACATCACGCTGCCCCTCGACATCGCGGGCCGCAAGCCGGAGAAGCAGTGGCTGGAGCGGGTCATCTCCATGGTCGGCCTCGAAGGACGGCTCAAGCACCGGCCCACGGAGCTGTCGGGCGGTCAGCAGCAGCGCGTCGCCGTGGCCCGCGCGCTGGCCTCGCGCCCCGAGATCGTCTTCGGCGACGAGCCCACGGGGAACCTGGACTCGCGCTCGGGCGCCGAGATCCTCGGCTTCCTGCGCGAGTCGGTACGGGAGCTGGGCCAGACCGTCGTGATGGTCACGCACGACCCGGTCGCCGCGGCCTACGCGGACCGCGTCGTCTTCCTGGCGGACGGCCGCATCGTCGACGAGATGCACGGGCCGACCGCGGAGCGGGTCCTCGACCGCATGAAGGAGTTCGACGGCAGGGGCCGCGTGAGCTGA